TCCTTAAACTTTTTTAGTTAAGTCCCAGCCTCTTACATGTTTTTATCTCATATAAAATAATCCACCATTCACAATTTCAATTTTAATTTTTGCATCATATTGTTCTTCTAATGCTTTTTTCTCAACCTCATAACACTCCGGCTTTTCCTCTACATCTTCATAAAAGTAGTCTAAAACACGCTGGTCTCGTTGCCATCTCTTTTTTGCTTGTTCAGCCCATGTATGGTCATCCTGTTGAATAATTGCATCGATTGCTTTATCCAAGCGTTGAAGTGCACGTTCTGGCTTAATAATATGTTGTACATAAAATGCGTTTTCAGACTGTGTGCTGTCCCAATCGATGCTATTTATTGCTTCATGGAAATTATTATTTATCGTTCCTGTCAGTAAGTTAATACCAAAAGAGTACAGCATTTCTTTCGTTCGATCGCAACAATACGACACTTTATAATTTACGCCAAGCCATGGGGTAAGCAATACTTGCCCTATCTCTGCATCCACTTTTTGAAACATTTGAACAAAGGCTCCAAGCTCTCTTGTTGCTTGAAATATTTGATTGAGCCTGGGTGAGCCAAAATGGACAACTTCCCCGATTACCTTTCCTGACATTGCATTTTGCTCTGTAATAAAGGTAACTTGTGCAGGGTTAGGTTCGCCATTGGTTGCTTCTACATATTGCCAGTAAAAAGGGCGGTTCATAATTCTTTTATCCATAGCAATCGTTAATTGTACTGTTAAATAATGCTCATCCTCAAAGATCATATCACATTCATTTTCTAAGAAAAATTGTCGTAAATAATTATGAACTTGTTGTGGATACATGCCCTCTCCCCTTACAATAATTTCATTCACTTAGGCTTTCATTCCCGCCGAAAATGAAGTACATCTTGGACATTCAAACTTCATTAGCAACAATGCACTTCTACCAAAGCAAATTTAGACGGTTTTTTTGAAATTCGTTAAAATGGCATCTAGGTCGCCAACTACCTTTTCAAACACATCAATTTTTGTATGCAGCAATGCTAAAATATCTATTTCAATCGTATCTTCTACTGCAAGATTATAAATATGAACGTCATGTTCTTGACCTAGACGATGCACACGACCTATGCGTTGTTCCAGCTTCATTGGATTCCAAGGCAAATCGTAATTAATTACGTGATGGCAAAATTGAAGGTTAATCCCCTCTCCCCCTGCCTCAGTTGCAATCAGCACTTGCGCTTTTTCCTTAAATACGTGTTTCATGTAATCCCGCTTGTTTTTATTGAACTTACCATTAAATAAAACACTCGTAATACCGTGTGAGTGTAAATACCACTGCAAGTAAATTTGCGTTGCACGATACTCTGTAAAAATAATGACTTTATCTTTCGCTTGTTCAATAATCTCAAGCGTTTTTTGGGCCTTCGAGTTGACTTCTAACGCCATAACTTTTGCTAGAATTTCTTCTAACGCTTCACGTTCAGCACTGTTTTCAAGCATTTTAGATAATGTAAGTGCAGTCGCCTCTTTACTGCTGCACATTTCCTTTTGCAACGTAATTAATGAAAAGGAGGCTGTAGATGTTAGCGTACCAAGCAGGTGATACACTTCCATTTCTTCAGGGCTAAAGTGAATTGGCACAATTTGAACACGTCTATTGGTCCACTCAATGCCTGTATCCTCTCTTCGATTTCTTACCATCACTTGATTGACTAATTCTTTTAAATAGTCATCATGCTGTAAATCGTGCTTGCTTGCAGAAAATGCAGACTGGAACGTTTCATAATTACCAAGATGACCTGGTTTTAGTAGCGAAATAAGATAATAAAGTTCAAAAACATCATTTTGAATAGGAGTTGCCGTTAGTAATAAGCAAAACTTCTTCTTTAATCCTTGTACGAAATCGTATATTTGGGTTTTATGATTTTTTAATTTATGCGCCTCGTCAATAATAATCATGTCATAATCTTGCGCATAAATAAGTTCTTTATGTGGGCTTTTTTTGGCGGTATCCATGCTCATAATAACAATATCGTAACGCTCAATTGGGCAATTTTTTTTATACGCCATTGCGGGAATGTGGAATTTTTGATTCAATTCTTCTATCCATTGGTTAATCAGAGATGCTGGTGCTAAAATTAAAGCCTTTTTTACAAGCCCTCGTATCAAATATTCCTTTAAAATAAGACCTGCTTCAATCGTTTTACCAAGTCCCACCTCGTCTGCTAATATCGCTTTCCCATTCATACGTTCAATAACGGTTTGCGCTGCTTCTAATTGATGGGCAAGTGGTGTTAGTTTGGGCAAAAATTTAGGTGCTTGTAAACCAGTAAATTCCGGAATTAAATTCATTTTCACAATTTCATAGTTCATTTTGTACAAAGTCCAACTATGCCATTTTTCAGCATTATTTAGCCTATTTAAAAAGCCTTCTTGCCAATCGGACGACCTCTCCACTATCATGATCATCACCTCATGCTATTATTTCTAAATTAGGTTGTCCAAAAAAGAAAAAGCTATGACCATTATTTATAGGAATATCTCAGTAAGTAAGACAATCTTTTAATCGAATAAAACCAACCCTATTTTCTAGTCTTCGTAAAAAATACATATTTCCTTTGATTTTTAGTTCTATTTTTAAATTTTTCAAAATAAATTTACATTTATAGGATTATTTAATATTCTTTAGTAGAAATAAGCACACAACTTTTCACTAGATTTTAGTAATTGCTTTGAAAGACGGAAATTTTTGCTAGAATAACAAAAATACAAATGTTGAGGAGAGGGTTCCATGTCAACTAATAGTCTTTATCAAAAAAATTATTTTAATCGTTTAGGTGAATTCGCTAACCTTTCACCTGAATCGTTTCATGCCTTTGTTAAATTCGATACACTCGCTTTAAAGGAAGGGAAATTATCAGCTAAATTAAAAGAGTTAATCGCCATTGCTGTGGCTCATACGACAGGTTGTCCCTATTGCATTGAATTGCATATTACACAGGCTAAACAAAAAAATGCTTCAAAAGAAGAGGCTAGTGAAGCTATTATGATTGCTACCGCACTCAAGGCGGGTTCTGCTCTAGCCCACGGGGTCAATGCCTTAAACGCCTATGATGGCAATACGGATGAGGAACTATATAAAGAACAGTATTTTTTACGAATTAAAGAATTTTCTACTCTACATTCTAGCGCCTTTAACGCTTTTATTGACTTTGATACAAAAACAATGAAGGACGGGCTATTAACAGGATATGAAAAAGAACTCATTGCTATTGCTGTTGCCCATACTACAGGCTGCCCTTATTGCATTTCTCTACATGTCCAAGCAGCAAAAAAATTAGGCGTTTCCAAAGAGGAAATTGCTGAGTCTATTATGGTTGCTACTGCATTAAAGGCGGGTTCTGCTTTAGCCCATGGTGTCAATGCCTTAAACGCCTACGATCAAGTAGCCCTTCTTACGTAAAATATTTAGACTGTTTGTTAAAAGAGCAAGAGTGTTAGATTGACCGCAATCAATCTAACACTTTTTTTGCGGTAATCGTTATTATTCGCTAAGGTAACTCGCTTATAAATTCAATGTTTTTTATTAAATGTACGCTTTAAATACTTTTTGTTACACTATTGGAAAAAGAGGTTACTATGAAAAGAAAAAAAATCTTTATTCTACATGAAATTTACGGTGTAAATGATTTTATAAAAGATCAAGGACAAACATATAGTGATTCAAATACAAACGTAGAATGTATTTCTCTGTATTCCAACGGCAAAGTATTTTCATATAGTCAGGAAAAGGAAGCTTATCAATATTTCACGCAAGAAATCGGCTTTGATCGCCCACTTGAACGACTAACACTTCTTCTATTGGAAGCAAAAGTACAATATGATGAAGTGGTTTTAATCGGATTTAGCGTCGGTGCAACATTGGCATGGAGACTCTCTAACTTACCAATTCATCGTATTATTTGTATTTATGGCTCAAGAATACGTCAATACTTAGACGTCCATCCTACATGTCCAACATTGGTCATTTTACCTAGTCATGAAAAAAGCTTTGATGTGAATGAATTGAAAAAGGCAATAGAGCGATTGCCGTTTGTACAAACTGCTCAATTAAGTGGGAAGCATGGTTTTATGGACTACAACAATTCAAACTATTGCGACAATAGTTATTTACAGGCGCAATCTGTCATTCATTATTTTTTACATAAGGAACAGCTATAAGGAGTGCTTAGCATGAACCAAAATAAATATATTGAAATCGAACCTTATATTGAATCAGGAAATATTATTTATCCAAGCTTTCAATTTCCACTGCAACCAGACTGTATTATTGGCATTTATACTGACGTTGCTAAAATAAAGCCATTAATGGAATGGTTTTTAAAACAACCTAATTGTTATACTTGTTTGCGAGAAAGTGCTTTATATGAGCGCCTGACAGTGATGGAGTATATTCAATTTTGTTTGAAGCTTTATACAATTCCCTTGCACAATAAAGACGAAATTTTAAAGCTTTTAACACTTACCGAACACAAAAACAAAAAAATCAATAAACTTCAAAACGGTGAAAAGCAACGTTTAAAACTGCTTCATACATATCTTAATTCAGCACAAATTCAAGTAATCGAGGAACCATTTCAAAATCTAGATGAATTTTCAAAGCATAGCGTACAACAATTACTTACCGCTCTACAAAAAAAAGAAAAAACCATTATTTTACTTTCAAATAATTTGGAAGACTTGATTATTTCGAGTGGGGAAATATATAGATTAGATGCATTAGGTTTACATGCACTGGATGTAGAAGAGGATGAAATTGAAACAGTTTCCACACCAATCGACAATGCACCTATCCGCTTTGATAAAATCCCAACAAAGAAAAATGACAAAATCATTTTATTTAACCCACCAGAAATAGATTATATTGAAAGTGTGGAAGGCGTTGTAAGCGTATATGTTGCAAATGAAGCCTATCCTTGCACACTATCTCTTAATGACTTAGAACAGAAATTGACACCATTCGGCTTTTTTAGAAGTCATCGTTCTTATATCGTTAACCTCCAAAAGGTGCGTGAAATCATTACTTGGACCCGCAATAGCTACAGTCTTGCGTTAAATAGCAATGAAAAAACGGTTGTCCCTTTGTCGAAAAATAAACTTGCGGATTTAAAAGAAATACTCGGAATATAGTAGATTTCCCAGGAAATAAACGACTCCTGTCAGCTTAATATTTCTCCCTTGAAGGTCATTTTTCCGCCTTTCACCTGTAATTTAATGTCTACTTCTCCATCACACTGTAAAGTTAGGTTAACAACAACCACAGGAGGTTTACACATGGAGACAGTTATTGATGTACAACATTTAAA
This genomic interval from Lysinibacillus sphaericus contains the following:
- a CDS encoding YqhG family protein, with product MYPQQVHNYLRQFFLENECDMIFEDEHYLTVQLTIAMDKRIMNRPFYWQYVEATNGEPNPAQVTFITEQNAMSGKVIGEVVHFGSPRLNQIFQATRELGAFVQMFQKVDAEIGQVLLTPWLGVNYKVSYCCDRTKEMLYSFGINLLTGTINNNFHEAINSIDWDSTQSENAFYVQHIIKPERALQRLDKAIDAIIQQDDHTWAEQAKKRWQRDQRVLDYFYEDVEEKPECYEVEKKALEEQYDAKIKIEIVNGGLFYMR
- a CDS encoding DEAD/DEAH box helicase, which translates into the protein MIMIVERSSDWQEGFLNRLNNAEKWHSWTLYKMNYEIVKMNLIPEFTGLQAPKFLPKLTPLAHQLEAAQTVIERMNGKAILADEVGLGKTIEAGLILKEYLIRGLVKKALILAPASLINQWIEELNQKFHIPAMAYKKNCPIERYDIVIMSMDTAKKSPHKELIYAQDYDMIIIDEAHKLKNHKTQIYDFVQGLKKKFCLLLTATPIQNDVFELYYLISLLKPGHLGNYETFQSAFSASKHDLQHDDYLKELVNQVMVRNRREDTGIEWTNRRVQIVPIHFSPEEMEVYHLLGTLTSTASFSLITLQKEMCSSKEATALTLSKMLENSAEREALEEILAKVMALEVNSKAQKTLEIIEQAKDKVIIFTEYRATQIYLQWYLHSHGITSVLFNGKFNKNKRDYMKHVFKEKAQVLIATEAGGEGINLQFCHHVINYDLPWNPMKLEQRIGRVHRLGQEHDVHIYNLAVEDTIEIDILALLHTKIDVFEKVVGDLDAILTNFKKTV
- a CDS encoding carboxymuconolactone decarboxylase family protein, which gives rise to MSTNSLYQKNYFNRLGEFANLSPESFHAFVKFDTLALKEGKLSAKLKELIAIAVAHTTGCPYCIELHITQAKQKNASKEEASEAIMIATALKAGSALAHGVNALNAYDGNTDEELYKEQYFLRIKEFSTLHSSAFNAFIDFDTKTMKDGLLTGYEKELIAIAVAHTTGCPYCISLHVQAAKKLGVSKEEIAESIMVATALKAGSALAHGVNALNAYDQVALLT
- a CDS encoding dienelactone hydrolase family protein — protein: MKRKKIFILHEIYGVNDFIKDQGQTYSDSNTNVECISLYSNGKVFSYSQEKEAYQYFTQEIGFDRPLERLTLLLLEAKVQYDEVVLIGFSVGATLAWRLSNLPIHRIICIYGSRIRQYLDVHPTCPTLVILPSHEKSFDVNELKKAIERLPFVQTAQLSGKHGFMDYNNSNYCDNSYLQAQSVIHYFLHKEQL
- a CDS encoding LytTR family transcriptional regulator DNA-binding domain-containing protein, encoding MNQNKYIEIEPYIESGNIIYPSFQFPLQPDCIIGIYTDVAKIKPLMEWFLKQPNCYTCLRESALYERLTVMEYIQFCLKLYTIPLHNKDEILKLLTLTEHKNKKINKLQNGEKQRLKLLHTYLNSAQIQVIEEPFQNLDEFSKHSVQQLLTALQKKEKTIILLSNNLEDLIISSGEIYRLDALGLHALDVEEDEIETVSTPIDNAPIRFDKIPTKKNDKIILFNPPEIDYIESVEGVVSVYVANEAYPCTLSLNDLEQKLTPFGFFRSHRSYIVNLQKVREIITWTRNSYSLALNSNEKTVVPLSKNKLADLKEILGI